DNA sequence from the Acidobacteriota bacterium genome:
CATCGGGGCCTCGGGCACCCGTTGTCTCCTCACGCTCTTGCACGCCATGAAAGACCGCGGCGCAAAGCGCGGCATCGTCAGCCTCTGCCTCGGCGGAGGGAACGGCGTGGCGATGGCGGTGGAGCGGATCTAGGGCACAGCCAAAGACGAAGGCAAACCGCCGAGGCAGGTCGAAGGGGTCCGGGGGAACGGGGAGGTTCCCCCGGGCGGAGGACGGCCCGCGTGAGGGCGGGGGGGTGACCGCCCGCCGAAGGCGGGCACCAGAGGGGGGCGGCGGAGCCCCCCGATGGGGAGCGCCTCCGGCGCGACGCCTGGGTCGGAGGGAACGGCGTGGCGATGGCGGTGGAGTGTCTCTAGGGGGGAGGGCTTCCGGCCCTCCCCCCTATGCGCTCAGCACCCAGCGGGTGCTCCGCTGACCCCCCACCTGGAGGGGCTTGCGCTCCAGCCGAAGTGAATTCGGCTTCGCGCGTTTGTGTCCACCAGCGCCGAGGCAGGTCGAAGGGGTCCGGGGGAACGGGGAGGTTCCCCCGGGCGGAGGACCGCCCGCGTGAGGGCGGGGGGTGGAGAGGCGGAAGGCGGAAGGCGAAAGGCGAAAGGCGAAAGGCCGAAGGCGGAAGGGAATGAAAGGGCGTTGGGGACTTGGGATTTCGGATTTGGGAAAAGGGGACGAAGGCCCTGGACGGGAAATGGGGATCCGCCCACGAAGAGGGGGCCTCTCCTAATCCCCCAGTCCCCGAGTCTCCTGGTCCCTCAGTCCCGCGGTCTCCGAGTCCCCCTCGGGGCTTGCGGTCCTATCCCTCCTTGCCGACCTCGGCTTTCTTGGTGTTCAGGTCGAGGGTGGCGTCCAGGATCCAGGCCTGGACCTTCTCGTCGGCCTGGCCGATGGGAACGCACAGGACCTCCGGAAGTTCGTAGGAGTGGAGGGAGCGAATCGTCTCGCGCACCTGGGGGAAGAGGCTCTCTCGGGTCTTGACGAGAAGGAGGAACTCCTCGTCGTCCCAGATCTCCCCCTTCCACCGGTAGATGGAACGGA
Encoded proteins:
- the cutA gene encoding divalent-cation tolerance protein CutA, translating into MESIVLVMTTVGSEDQGIQIAETLVEKGHAACVNIIKKIRSIYRWKGEIWDDEEFLLLVKTRESLFPQVRETIRSLHSYELPEVLCVPIGQADEKVQAWILDATLDLNTKKAEVGKEG